The Collimonas fungivorans Ter331 genome has a segment encoding these proteins:
- a CDS encoding transglutaminaseTgpA domain-containing protein, whose amino-acid sequence MNTRSMQQLKAELEDKPLFRISSTYMQSLPRDKSDTLLLLAACAMVLLPHFLHLTWWNSLICGGLLLWRAWITLRGQRLPPLWLLLPLAALTMAGIYMDYRTLFGRDAGVAMLALLLTFKLLEMRARRDLFVVLLLSFFLLLTTFFYSQSMLSLLWMMATLVLLLTAQQSFQYTGIVPPLKRRLRLGATILAMALPLTLILFLLFPRIQGPLWGLPGDAHGGRSGLSDNMTPGNIGQLALSDDIAFRVKFSDAPPAPAKRYWRAVVLNDFDGRTWTEGRAGRGAIENEARIQPVAAPDPATVVHQQITMEANGQRWLFALETPQLAPTLDGIPVRLTADHQLRAVRPITERVRYDVVSNLKPAAAEQITSSGMQQALALPANFNPRALEFAASLREKWPSNAALVNAVLNFFRHEKFSYTLEPPLLGRDSVDDFLFSSRAGFCEHYASSFVVLMRAAGIPARVVTGYQGGEINPVDDMMTVRQSDAHAWAEVWLPPHGWVRVDPTAAVAPDRIETQLGNVLPRSFFGNLLGGPAGKANWWSGLNDSVALLRANWEALSNGWNQWVLNYTPARQMGLMRWLGLDELDWRSLGIVLLAIGTVAAGSVTLPLLLARNKSNPLDTVYSSLCAQMARRGMARNKHEGPATYGRRLCASGSPLPPSVKMAVKRFMALYEALQYGADYGPHNKPPAPLMAQLKLLLSQCR is encoded by the coding sequence ATGAACACCAGGTCCATGCAACAACTCAAGGCAGAGCTTGAGGACAAACCCTTGTTCCGCATCTCGAGCACATACATGCAATCCCTGCCGCGCGACAAGAGCGACACCCTGTTGCTGCTCGCCGCCTGCGCCATGGTGCTGCTGCCGCATTTCCTGCACCTGACCTGGTGGAACTCGCTGATCTGCGGCGGGCTGCTGCTGTGGCGCGCCTGGATCACCTTGCGCGGCCAGCGCCTGCCGCCGCTGTGGCTGCTGTTGCCGCTGGCCGCGCTGACCATGGCCGGAATCTATATGGATTACCGCACCTTGTTCGGACGCGACGCCGGCGTTGCCATGCTGGCGCTGCTGCTGACCTTCAAGCTGCTGGAAATGCGCGCGCGGCGCGATTTGTTCGTGGTGCTGCTGCTGAGTTTCTTTTTGCTGCTCACCACTTTCTTCTATTCCCAAAGCATGTTGTCCCTGTTGTGGATGATGGCAACCCTGGTGCTGCTGCTGACCGCGCAGCAATCCTTCCAATACACCGGCATAGTGCCGCCGCTCAAACGGCGGCTGCGCCTGGGCGCGACGATACTGGCCATGGCGCTGCCGCTGACGCTGATCCTGTTCCTGCTGTTTCCGCGCATCCAGGGACCGTTGTGGGGCTTGCCCGGCGATGCCCACGGCGGGCGCTCGGGCTTATCGGACAACATGACGCCTGGGAATATCGGACAACTGGCTTTATCCGACGATATTGCATTCCGCGTCAAATTCTCCGATGCGCCGCCGGCTCCGGCCAAGCGCTACTGGCGCGCCGTGGTGCTGAACGATTTCGACGGCCGCACCTGGACCGAGGGACGCGCCGGTCGCGGTGCAATCGAAAACGAGGCTCGCATCCAGCCGGTGGCCGCGCCGGATCCGGCGACTGTGGTACACCAGCAAATCACGATGGAAGCCAATGGTCAGCGCTGGCTGTTCGCGCTGGAGACGCCGCAACTGGCGCCGACCCTGGACGGCATCCCGGTACGGCTGACGGCAGACCACCAGCTCCGCGCAGTACGGCCGATTACCGAGCGTGTCCGCTACGACGTGGTATCGAACCTGAAACCCGCGGCGGCAGAACAGATCACCAGCAGCGGCATGCAGCAGGCGCTGGCATTGCCGGCCAATTTCAATCCGCGCGCTCTGGAATTTGCCGCCAGCCTGCGGGAAAAATGGCCGAGCAACGCAGCCCTGGTGAATGCAGTACTGAATTTCTTCCGCCATGAAAAATTCAGCTATACGCTGGAACCGCCGCTGCTGGGCAGGGATAGTGTCGACGATTTCCTGTTTTCCAGCCGCGCCGGTTTTTGCGAACACTACGCCAGCTCATTTGTAGTGCTGATGCGTGCGGCAGGCATTCCGGCGCGCGTGGTAACCGGTTACCAGGGCGGTGAAATCAATCCGGTCGACGACATGATGACGGTGCGCCAGTCCGATGCCCATGCCTGGGCTGAAGTCTGGCTGCCGCCGCACGGCTGGGTCCGGGTCGACCCTACGGCGGCGGTGGCGCCGGACAGGATCGAAACCCAGCTCGGCAACGTGCTGCCGCGTTCCTTCTTCGGCAACCTGTTGGGCGGACCCGCCGGCAAGGCCAACTGGTGGTCCGGCCTGAACGACTCGGTGGCGCTGCTGCGCGCCAACTGGGAAGCGCTCAGCAACGGCTGGAACCAATGGGTCCTGAATTACACGCCGGCGCGGCAAATGGGCTTGATGCGCTGGCTCGGGCTGGATGAACTGGACTGGCGCAGCCTCGGCATCGTGCTGCTGGCGATAGGCACGGTGGCGGCCGGCAGCGTCACCCTGCCCTTGCTGCTGGCGCGAAACAAGAGCAACCCGCTCGATACGGTATACTCCTCGCTGTGCGCGCAGATGGCGCGGCGCGGCATGGCGCGCAACAAGCATGAAGGACCGGCCACTTACGGCCGCCGCTTATGCGCCAGCGGCTCGCCGCTGCCGCCCTCTGTCAAAATGGCGGTCAAGCGCTTCATGGCCTTGTACGAGGCCCTGCAATATGGCGCCGACTACGGCCCGCACAACAAACCGCCGGCGCCCTTGATGGCGCAATTAAAATTACTGCTTTCTCAATGTCGATGA
- the mltB gene encoding lytic murein transglycosylase B → MSMKSTPGLLTAAQLCALALAIAVSPNLLAQQNNPGKTASAKIRKASSTADDGEFANFADWKEVSSFIDQMVEKNGFDRNELVAMFNKVRYVDTAIQLMKPAPASKPKNWAAYRARFVEPVRIQAGVDFWNTYADALGRAEAQYGVPAEIIVGIIGVETVYGRNVGSFRVMDAITTLAFDYPNTPTREARMTFFRSELESTLLYARESGIDPFTLLGSYAGAIGWPQFMPSSIRQYGVDFDGKGKIDLRNSPVDAIGSVAHYLAEHGWKTGLPIVFPATLSTDTSAENRWQAFIGQGLEARFPLDELIAAGVVPGVVPPNDIRYGLIDLQNGQNPAEYWLGTDNFFAITQYNRSFFYAMSVVDLGRAVRVARTQ, encoded by the coding sequence ATGTCGATGAAATCAACTCCAGGTCTCCTTACCGCCGCCCAGCTTTGTGCTCTTGCCCTGGCGATCGCCGTCAGCCCCAATCTGCTGGCCCAGCAAAACAATCCCGGTAAAACGGCGTCGGCAAAAATCCGCAAAGCCAGCAGCACTGCCGACGATGGCGAATTCGCCAACTTCGCCGACTGGAAAGAGGTCTCTTCCTTCATCGACCAGATGGTCGAAAAAAACGGCTTCGACCGAAATGAACTGGTCGCCATGTTTAACAAGGTGCGTTACGTCGACACCGCGATCCAGCTGATGAAGCCGGCTCCAGCCAGCAAACCCAAGAACTGGGCAGCTTACCGTGCCCGCTTTGTCGAGCCGGTGCGGATCCAGGCCGGCGTCGATTTCTGGAATACCTATGCTGACGCCCTTGGCCGGGCCGAGGCGCAATACGGCGTGCCGGCTGAAATCATCGTTGGCATCATCGGCGTGGAAACCGTGTACGGCCGCAATGTCGGCAGCTTCAGAGTGATGGACGCCATCACCACGCTGGCGTTCGATTATCCGAATACGCCCACGCGCGAAGCGCGCATGACTTTTTTCCGCAGCGAGCTGGAAAGCACCCTGCTGTACGCCAGGGAGTCGGGCATCGATCCATTTACCTTGCTGGGTTCATACGCCGGCGCCATAGGCTGGCCGCAGTTCATGCCGAGCAGCATCCGCCAGTACGGCGTCGATTTTGACGGCAAAGGGAAAATCGACTTACGCAATTCACCGGTCGATGCGATCGGCAGCGTGGCCCATTACCTGGCCGAGCACGGCTGGAAAACCGGCCTGCCGATCGTGTTCCCGGCCACCTTGTCGACCGACACCAGCGCCGAAAACCGCTGGCAGGCATTTATCGGGCAAGGCCTGGAAGCCAGATTTCCGCTGGATGAATTGATTGCGGCCGGCGTGGTGCCTGGCGTGGTGCCGCCGAACGACATACGGTACGGCCTGATTGACTTGCAGAACGGCCAGAATCCGGCCGAATACTGGCTCGGCACCGATAATTTCTTCGCCATCACGCAATACAACCGCAGTTTCTTCTATGCGATGTCGGTGGTCGACCTGGGACGTGCGGTGCGGGTGGCGCGCACGCAATAA
- the lapB gene encoding lipopolysaccharide assembly protein LapB, with product MEFEIWWLLGIPVFFGLGWIAARVDINQLISESRSLPRGYFKGLNFLLNEQPDKAIDAFIEIVKLDPETAELHFALGNLFRRRGETERAIRVHQNLLARPDLAQEHRLHAQYELGQDYLKAGLLDRAEESFNLLAGSQYGAQAGRALLEIYQREKEWLRAIEAAQTLQQSGAGGRQKEIAQFYCELAQDELVDGRPEAAMSLLEKALSNDRNSVRATMLLGDVYLAQGDVEAALHVWRRVEQQSVPHVALVAQRLMDGYRAVGRPHEGVSLLRSYLAEASSIDLLEVVFKAVLELDGVEATNQLVSDELRRTPTLLGLDKLLEARLMKITPEMHTELSVVKNLVHGYTQKLARYQCSHCGFKARQFYWQCPGCSRWETYPPRRTEELNVMN from the coding sequence ATGGAATTTGAAATTTGGTGGTTACTCGGTATCCCGGTCTTTTTTGGATTAGGCTGGATTGCCGCGCGGGTCGATATCAATCAGCTGATATCCGAATCACGCAGCTTGCCCCGCGGTTATTTCAAGGGTTTGAATTTCCTGCTTAACGAGCAGCCGGACAAAGCCATCGACGCCTTCATCGAAATCGTCAAGCTCGATCCGGAAACCGCAGAACTGCATTTCGCCCTGGGCAACCTGTTCCGCCGCCGCGGCGAAACCGAGCGCGCGATCCGGGTCCACCAGAATCTGCTGGCGCGTCCCGACCTGGCGCAGGAACATCGCCTGCATGCCCAATACGAGCTCGGGCAGGATTACCTGAAAGCCGGTTTGCTGGATCGCGCCGAAGAGAGCTTCAACCTGCTTGCCGGCAGCCAGTACGGCGCGCAAGCGGGACGCGCCTTGCTGGAGATCTACCAGCGCGAAAAAGAATGGCTGCGGGCGATCGAAGCGGCCCAGACCTTGCAGCAATCGGGCGCCGGCGGCCGGCAAAAGGAAATCGCGCAGTTTTATTGCGAACTGGCGCAGGATGAGCTGGTGGATGGCCGTCCCGAAGCCGCCATGTCCCTGCTGGAAAAAGCACTGAGCAACGACCGCAACAGCGTACGCGCCACCATGCTGCTGGGCGATGTGTATCTGGCGCAGGGCGACGTCGAGGCGGCCCTGCATGTCTGGCGCCGGGTCGAGCAGCAAAGCGTGCCGCACGTGGCGCTGGTGGCGCAGCGCCTGATGGATGGCTACCGCGCCGTCGGCCGGCCGCATGAAGGCGTCAGCCTGCTGCGCTCCTACCTGGCCGAGGCATCTTCCATCGATTTGCTGGAAGTGGTGTTCAAGGCGGTGCTGGAGCTGGACGGCGTGGAAGCCACCAACCAGCTGGTGAGCGATGAGCTGCGCCGTACGCCGACCCTGCTCGGGCTGGACAAGCTGCTGGAAGCGCGTCTGATGAAAATAACCCCGGAAATGCATACCGAACTGTCGGTAGTCAAGAACCTGGTGCATGGCTATACGCAGAAGCTGGCGCGCTACCAGTGCAGCCACTGCGGTTTCAAGGCGCGCCAGTTCTATTGGCAGTGCCCGGGCTGCAGCCGCTGGGAAACCTACCCGCCGCGCCGCACGGAAGAACTGAACGTAATGAATTAA
- a CDS encoding DUF1415 domain-containing protein, translating to MKTVSPTAASTNATPFSGEVIAHTKLWLERAVIGLNLCPFAKAVFIKDQIRYVVSAAQSPEELLADLMTELEFLQQADPEAIDTTLLIHPDALRDFLDYNDFLDVADAAVDELGLDGEIQVASFHPEYQFAGSDIDDISNYTNRAPYPTLHLLREISVERAVDAFPDAAEIFDKNMRTLEQLGLDGWRKLLGEGGEQKQS from the coding sequence ATGAAAACTGTTTCACCAACCGCTGCTTCGACCAATGCAACGCCATTCTCCGGCGAAGTAATCGCTCACACAAAATTATGGCTGGAGCGCGCCGTGATCGGACTTAACCTCTGTCCGTTTGCCAAGGCGGTGTTTATCAAGGACCAGATCCGTTACGTCGTCAGCGCCGCGCAGTCGCCCGAAGAACTGCTGGCGGACCTGATGACCGAGCTGGAATTCCTGCAGCAGGCAGATCCGGAGGCGATCGACACCACTTTGCTGATACATCCCGATGCGCTGCGTGACTTCCTCGACTACAACGATTTCCTTGATGTCGCCGATGCCGCGGTCGATGAGCTCGGGCTGGATGGTGAAATCCAGGTCGCCAGCTTTCATCCCGAATATCAGTTCGCCGGCAGCGACATAGACGACATCAGCAACTACACCAATCGTGCGCCGTACCCGACTTTGCATCTGTTACGCGAAATCAGCGTCGAGCGCGCGGTTGACGCATTCCCCGATGCTGCCGAGATATTCGATAAAAACATGCGGACCCTGGAACAACTGGGATTAGATGGCTGGCGGAAGCTACTTGGGGAGGGAGGGGAACAAAAACAGTCTTAA
- a CDS encoding ComEA family DNA-binding protein: MLKKILLVLCMLTATASFAQVDVNKGDLAALDGIKGIGSSTAQRILDERSKGGNFKDWADFESRVSGIGEKKSLKLSQAGLLVNGKPKTGEAAAAPKTAAKPAAKGK, encoded by the coding sequence ATGCTGAAAAAAATACTGCTGGTATTGTGCATGCTGACGGCCACCGCCAGTTTTGCCCAGGTTGACGTCAACAAGGGCGACCTGGCTGCCTTGGACGGCATCAAGGGCATCGGTTCCTCCACTGCGCAACGTATACTCGACGAGCGCAGCAAGGGCGGCAACTTCAAGGACTGGGCCGATTTCGAGAGCCGCGTATCGGGCATTGGCGAGAAAAAGTCGCTCAAGCTGTCGCAGGCCGGTTTGCTGGTGAACGGCAAGCCGAAGACCGGAGAGGCTGCAGCGGCCCCCAAGACCGCCGCCAAGCCGGCTGCCAAGGGCAAGTAG
- the cysM gene encoding cysteine synthase CysM produces the protein MPYLTIEDTIGNTPLVQLKRIPGSDAEQRNNIILGKMEGNNPAGSVKDRPALSMIKHAEARGQIKPGDTLIEATSGNTGIALAMVAAMRGYKMVLLMPENLSEERRQSMAAYGAKIILTPKTGGMEYARDLAEKMQKDGEGLILDQFANPDNPLAHYETTGPEIWRDTEGRITHFVSAMGTTGTIMGVSTYLKEQNPAIRIIGAQPEEGSQIPGIRKWPEAYLPKIFDHSRVDQTESVSQAASEHMARRLASEEGIFCGISAAGACEVALRISQQVENATIVFVVCDRGDRYLSTGVFPA, from the coding sequence ATGCCTTATCTGACTATCGAAGACACCATCGGCAATACCCCCCTGGTACAACTCAAACGTATCCCCGGCAGCGACGCCGAGCAGCGTAACAACATCATCCTGGGGAAGATGGAAGGCAACAATCCTGCAGGCTCAGTGAAAGACCGGCCGGCATTGTCGATGATCAAGCACGCCGAAGCGCGCGGCCAGATCAAGCCAGGCGATACCCTGATCGAGGCAACCAGCGGCAACACCGGGATTGCGCTGGCGATGGTGGCCGCCATGCGCGGCTACAAGATGGTGCTGCTGATGCCGGAAAACCTGAGCGAAGAGCGGCGCCAGAGCATGGCGGCATACGGCGCCAAGATCATCCTGACGCCAAAGACCGGCGGCATGGAATATGCACGCGACCTGGCGGAAAAAATGCAGAAGGATGGCGAAGGCCTGATCCTCGACCAGTTCGCCAATCCGGATAATCCGCTGGCGCACTACGAAACCACCGGCCCGGAAATCTGGCGCGACACCGAAGGACGCATTACCCATTTTGTCAGCGCGATGGGCACCACCGGCACCATCATGGGCGTTTCCACCTACCTGAAAGAACAGAATCCGGCGATCCGCATCATCGGCGCCCAGCCTGAAGAAGGTTCGCAGATTCCTGGCATCAGGAAGTGGCCGGAAGCTTATCTGCCCAAGATATTCGATCATTCCAGGGTAGACCAGACGGAGTCGGTCAGCCAGGCGGCGTCTGAGCACATGGCGCGCAGGCTGGCGAGTGAAGAGGGGATTTTCTGCGGAATATCCGCAGCTGGGGCTTGCGAGGTGGCGTTGCGAATTTCACAGCAAGTAGAAAACGCGACGATTGTATTCGTCGTCTGCGATCGCGGCGACCGCTATCTGTCTACTGGCGTGTTCCCTGCCTGA
- the rfaE1 gene encoding D-glycero-beta-D-manno-heptose-7-phosphate kinase — protein MSTSAYKLPASFKNVQILVVGDVMLDRYWFGEVSRISPEAPVPVVRVEKREERLGGAANVARNIATLGGSSGLLGVVGQDEAGDTVDGMLQEMGVNSFLTRDATISTIIKLRVIGRQQQLLRIDFEEAPTDAVLRDKLTRFNTLLPQYQVVVLSDYAKGSLVNVAEMIAAARLAGKCILVDPKGDDFSRYAGATVLTPNKSEMKHIVGSWKTEEELTLKAQKLRESLQLEALLLTRSEEGMSLYTDQEIRHFPAMAREVFDVSGAGDTVIATLALMLGAGLPIADAVALANRAGGIVVGKLGTATVSRDELLG, from the coding sequence ATGAGTACATCAGCCTACAAATTGCCTGCTTCCTTTAAAAACGTGCAGATCCTGGTGGTCGGCGATGTCATGCTGGACCGTTACTGGTTTGGCGAAGTCAGCCGCATTTCACCGGAAGCGCCGGTGCCTGTCGTGCGCGTTGAAAAGCGCGAAGAACGCCTGGGCGGCGCCGCCAACGTGGCGCGCAATATCGCCACGCTGGGCGGCAGTTCCGGACTGCTGGGCGTAGTGGGGCAGGACGAAGCCGGCGACACCGTCGACGGCATGCTGCAGGAAATGGGCGTCAACAGCTTCCTGACCCGCGATGCCACCATTTCGACCATCATCAAGCTGCGCGTGATCGGCCGCCAGCAGCAGCTGCTGCGCATCGATTTTGAAGAAGCGCCGACCGACGCCGTGCTGCGCGACAAGCTGACCCGCTTCAATACCCTGCTGCCGCAATACCAAGTGGTGGTGCTGTCCGATTACGCCAAGGGCAGCCTGGTCAACGTCGCGGAAATGATCGCCGCCGCCCGCCTGGCCGGCAAATGCATCCTGGTCGATCCCAAGGGCGACGATTTCTCGCGCTATGCCGGAGCCACCGTGCTGACGCCGAACAAGTCGGAAATGAAGCACATCGTCGGCAGCTGGAAGACTGAGGAGGAATTGACGCTGAAGGCGCAAAAGCTGCGTGAATCGCTGCAGCTCGAAGCCTTGCTGCTGACCCGCTCGGAAGAAGGCATGAGCTTATACACGGACCAGGAAATCCGTCATTTCCCGGCCATGGCGCGCGAGGTGTTCGATGTCTCCGGCGCCGGCGACACCGTGATCGCTACGCTAGCGTTGATGCTGGGCGCAGGATTGCCGATTGCCGATGCGGTCGCCCTGGCGAACCGGGCCGGCGGCATCGTGGTTGGCAAACTCGGCACGGCCACCGTCAGCCGTGACGAACTACTCGGATAA
- a CDS encoding UDP-glucose dehydrogenase family protein — protein MKITIIGTGYVGLVTGACLAELGNDVFCLDLDQNKIALLNSGGIPIHEPGLAEIVSRNRAAGRLHFSTDIAASVAHGQVQFIAVGTPPDEDGSADLQYVLAAARNIGKHMTGFKVIVDKSTVPVGTADKVSVAIQEELGARKLAGAALQFSVVSNPEFLKEGAAVEDFMRPDRIVIGCDESASGQQAQALMKQLYLPFNRNHERTFWMDVRSAEFTKYAANAMLATRISFMNELANLADKVGADIEAVRHGIGSDPRIGYSFLYAGCGYGGSCFPKDVQALERTARAYGQELHILRAVEQVNNNQKHVLGQKIGERFGADLSGKHFALWGLAFKPNTDDMREASSRVLLGELIARGATVAVHDPVAMAEAKRVLALDLAASPGAFERIRFCDNQTDALQNADALVIVTEWKTFRSPDFDQVKTLLKTPIVFDGRNLYEPAVMGELGFEYYGIGRSVLARG, from the coding sequence ATGAAAATTACTATTATCGGTACCGGTTATGTCGGTTTGGTCACAGGCGCATGCCTGGCCGAACTGGGCAACGATGTCTTCTGCCTCGACCTGGATCAGAACAAGATCGCGCTACTCAACAGCGGCGGCATCCCGATCCACGAACCGGGCCTGGCGGAAATCGTCAGCCGCAACCGCGCTGCCGGACGCCTGCATTTCTCTACCGATATCGCCGCCAGCGTGGCCCATGGCCAGGTGCAGTTCATTGCGGTGGGCACGCCGCCGGACGAAGATGGTTCGGCCGACCTGCAGTACGTCCTGGCGGCCGCGCGCAACATCGGCAAACATATGACCGGCTTCAAGGTCATCGTCGACAAATCGACTGTGCCGGTCGGGACTGCTGACAAGGTTAGCGTCGCGATCCAGGAAGAACTGGGCGCGCGCAAGCTGGCCGGCGCGGCATTGCAGTTTTCCGTCGTCTCCAATCCGGAGTTCCTGAAAGAGGGCGCGGCAGTCGAAGATTTCATGCGCCCCGACCGCATCGTCATCGGCTGCGACGAAAGCGCTTCGGGCCAGCAGGCGCAAGCGCTGATGAAGCAGCTGTACCTGCCTTTCAACCGCAACCACGAACGTACTTTCTGGATGGATGTGCGTTCCGCCGAATTCACCAAATACGCAGCGAATGCGATGCTGGCGACCCGCATCTCGTTCATGAACGAACTGGCCAACTTGGCCGACAAGGTCGGCGCCGACATCGAAGCCGTGCGCCACGGCATCGGTTCCGATCCGCGCATCGGCTACAGTTTCCTGTATGCCGGCTGCGGCTACGGCGGCTCCTGTTTCCCCAAGGATGTACAGGCGCTGGAACGCACGGCGCGTGCCTACGGCCAGGAACTGCATATCCTGCGCGCGGTGGAGCAGGTCAACAACAACCAGAAGCATGTGCTGGGACAAAAGATAGGCGAGCGTTTCGGCGCCGATTTGAGCGGCAAGCATTTTGCGCTGTGGGGCCTGGCGTTCAAGCCGAATACCGACGACATGCGCGAAGCTTCGTCGCGGGTGCTGCTGGGCGAACTGATCGCGCGCGGCGCCACGGTGGCGGTGCATGACCCGGTGGCGATGGCCGAGGCCAAGCGGGTGCTGGCGCTGGATCTTGCCGCGAGTCCCGGCGCCTTCGAGCGCATCCGGTTTTGCGACAACCAGACAGACGCCCTGCAAAACGCCGACGCCCTGGTGATCGTGACGGAGTGGAAAACCTTCCGCAGTCCTGATTTCGACCAGGTGAAGACCCTGCTCAAGACGCCTATCGTCTTCGACGGCCGTAACCTGTATGAACCCGCGGTAATGGGCGAGCTGGGTTTTGAATATTACGGCATCGGCCGTTCGGTGCTGGCGCGCGGATAA
- a CDS encoding YaeQ family protein gives MALKATIFKADLQIADMDRHYYQEHALTLARHPSETDERMMVRLLAFARHASAALVFGKGLSDAEEPDLWAKDLTGAIDLWIEVGQPDEKRILKACGRAAQVVVYSYSSTSHIWWNQISSRVARARNLTVINIAAASSEALTGFAQRNMQLQCTIQDAQIWLSANGQTVEVEFSVSNS, from the coding sequence ATGGCCCTTAAAGCAACTATTTTCAAGGCCGATCTGCAAATTGCGGATATGGACCGTCATTATTACCAGGAGCACGCGCTGACGCTGGCCCGCCACCCCTCGGAAACCGACGAGCGCATGATGGTGCGCCTGCTGGCGTTCGCGCGTCATGCATCGGCTGCGCTGGTATTCGGCAAAGGCTTGTCGGACGCCGAGGAACCCGATCTGTGGGCCAAGGACCTGACCGGCGCCATCGATCTCTGGATCGAAGTCGGCCAGCCTGACGAAAAACGCATTCTCAAAGCCTGCGGCCGGGCCGCGCAAGTGGTGGTCTACAGCTACAGCAGCACCAGCCACATCTGGTGGAACCAGATCAGCAGCAGGGTGGCGCGTGCACGCAACCTGACCGTCATCAATATCGCCGCCGCCAGCAGCGAAGCACTGACCGGCTTCGCCCAGCGCAACATGCAATTGCAATGCACTATCCAGGATGCGCAGATCTGGCTGAGCGCCAACGGCCAGACCGTCGAGGTCGAGTTCAGCGTCAGCAATTCCTGA